One Verrucomicrobiia bacterium genomic window, GCCGAGCCGGAGATTACGCCGCAGATGCTGGTGCAGTATTTCAAGATGCCCGCGCCCGTGGGGGGCACGAATAGTGCCGGGGTCATGGTGACCGTGCCGTTGTTTCAACCGCCGCAGCCCGGCCGGATTCCGCCCAGCTCGGCACGCTACGAGACGCCTGAACCGCGGCGGCCAGCTCCATGAAAGTTCTAAAAATATTCTGTGGCGTGTGGTGCCGCGGCCTTCCCGGCGGGGGTTGGGGTGGGCTGGCGTTGGGAGGGGTGCTGGCCACGGCGCTGGCGGGGGCGCGGCTGGAGGGGGCGGCGCCGGCGGGCGTTGCATCCAACGGGCCGCCGGTGAGGCTTACCAATGCGCCGGCGGCGGCCCCGCAGGCGTCCCAGAATGTGGTGGAGGCGCCCACCAACAGTCCGGCGGCCGGTCTCATTAATGATTATGTGCAGCGGCTGGTTAAAGCCGGGGTTACAGGGTGGGGCGCGGGGACCTTGACCAATCCACCGGCGCCGGGCCAGATAACGAGCAGCAACCTGCTGACGCTGAGACTGCAGGCGTCCAATCAGGTGTTCCGGGTGAGGCAGTTTCAGGAGCAGTTGGAGGCGGCGCGGGAGCTGCGAAAGATGCGGGATCACCGGCAGGCGGCGGCATTGCTGATTGGCATTCTGGAATCGGACGCCCCGGAGGAGATCAAGCGGCCGGCGCTGTTTGAGCTGGCGCTGGTGGCGCAACAGGAGGGGCAGCTTGGGCGGGCACAGCAGATTTTCTCGCAGTACGTGAAGCGTTACCATGATGACCCGGCGGTGCCGGAGATTTTGTTGCGGCAGGGCATCCTGTACCGGGAGATGGGGGTGGGGGCGCTGGCGTTGAGCAAGTTTTACGCGGTGTTGTCCAGCGCGCTGTCCCTGCGGCTGGATCAGTTTGAATATTACCAGCGGCTGGTGTTGCTGGCGCAGACGGAGATTGCGGAGACGTATTATGGGCGGGGCCAGTATGCCGAGGCGGCGGAGTTTTATGCGCGGTTGCTGCGGCTGGATTCGCCGGAGCTGAACAAGGAGCGGATGCATTACCGGTATTTGAAGTCCCTGGCGCATCTGCATCAGCATGAGACCCTGGTGCCGCAGGCGCAGGAGTACCTGCAAAAGTATGCGGGGAGCGCGGACGAGGCGGAGGTGCGGTTTTTGCTGGCCAGCGCGCTCAAGCAACTGGGGCGGAATCGGGAGGCGCTGCAGCAGGTGCTGGCCCTGTTGGAGAAGCAGCGGCGGGACGCGGCGAGAAACCCGCAGAACTGGGCCTACTGGCAGCAGCGCACGGGCAATGAACTGGCCAACCAGTTGTATCAGGAGGGGGATTATCTCAACGCGCTGGAAATCTACCTGAGTTTATTGAATCTGGATGCTTCGCCGCGGTGGCAGGGCCCGGTGCTGTATCAGATTGGGCTGGTCTATGAGCATTTGAAACAGCCGGAGCGCGCGCGGGATTATTATCAGCAGGTGCTGGCGCTTTCCAGCAAGCTGAGTGACGCGCCCTCCCCCGGCCTCAAGGCCTTGATTGAGATGGCGCAATGGCGCATCCAGTTTTTGCAATGGCGGGCGCAGGCGGAAAACCTGCTGCCCACCCGCGCGCTGCCCAAGGGCAACGCGAGCCA contains:
- a CDS encoding tetratricopeptide repeat protein, with the protein product MKVLKIFCGVWCRGLPGGGWGGLALGGVLATALAGARLEGAAPAGVASNGPPVRLTNAPAAAPQASQNVVEAPTNSPAAGLINDYVQRLVKAGVTGWGAGTLTNPPAPGQITSSNLLTLRLQASNQVFRVRQFQEQLEAARELRKMRDHRQAAALLIGILESDAPEEIKRPALFELALVAQQEGQLGRAQQIFSQYVKRYHDDPAVPEILLRQGILYREMGVGALALSKFYAVLSSALSLRLDQFEYYQRLVLLAQTEIAETYYGRGQYAEAAEFYARLLRLDSPELNKERMHYRYLKSLAHLHQHETLVPQAQEYLQKYAGSADEAEVRFLLASALKQLGRNREALQQVLALLEKQRRDAARNPQNWAYWQQRTGNELANQLYQEGDYLNALEIYLSLLNLDASPRWQGPVLYQIGLVYEHLKQPERARDYYQQVLALSSKLSDAPSPGLKALIEMAQWRIQFLQWRAQAENLLPTRALPKGNASQPPPEPAAPGPKS